A segment of the Psilocybe cubensis strain MGC-MH-2018 chromosome 5, whole genome shotgun sequence genome:
ACACTTGAATGAGCACCTTCTCACCACCGAAAACCCAATTTAATCCACCTGATCATGCGACTATGAATTAGAGTCTGGTCAGCACGAGGCAGATCGACAAGATGTTAAGGCTTGACCTGGTGCCATGAATAGGGATAATAGCGTCTTTCGTTGAATCTGTCCATGAGTGCGTTGGGGAAGAAATGGGGGAAGAATGTGGTATGAGTACAAGCAACAAGAACAGCCCCAAACAGATGGCGGTGACTCGGGCAGTCGGAATTACGCGAGGCCCACTTTGGCACAGGGGCGTCTAAAGTAGCAATAAATCGGCCACGTGTTCGTGTAATTCTCTCTCCATCCCGGCATTCAACCTGAACGAGGTGCGGAACGAGGCAAAATGTACTTAGGAGTCGAGTGCTGTCAAGAGCATTATGGAAAAGCATTATCAAAAATATCATTCGTTATGAtgttccaaaaaaaaatgcgACGATACAACAAAGCATTTAAAATCAATATGGTATATATAAGATTGAAGCGGGATAACGAAGCGAAATAAATAGTCCAACGTATGTATGTGTGTATGGCTGGGAATGCAAAATGCTAGTCTAGGTAGGGTTAGCTGTCTGTTTCAGATGAGTTGCTATTCTCTTGATGTGGTCTCTCTCATCTTCAATATGCTGAATGAGCATGCCATCTAGTTTTCTGAGCGATTCCTGCTTCTCTTGATTATGTCTCCACGTATGCACATGGTCAGCAGTAGCAGGTCTGCGAGCCCCTTCGGCATCGCCAGCGAGAGCCGAGAAATTAAGCGGATTATCTTGAGCgtatttgaagaaatcatAGGAAGAACCCTGTGCATCGTTCTTCGATAGTAAGGAGGGAGTTTTGTTGGATATAGGCTGTTTAGAGTGAGCATCGTGTCCAATTGGAGGCCGGTTTTGGCGGATATAGGGTGTGGAATAATTGCCATGCTTCATTATCGGACTGCGCGATCCACCAGGAGACGTACTGACCGATGCGGCTCTATTTCGTGGATCGTCGTATATTTGAGGGGTAATACGCGGTGGTTCGTCTTCACTTTCGTCTGAAGATGATTCCAAATCATCCATGGCATTAGGTTGACTCTGAATATCATCGAAGAAAGACGTTAACGAAGATGGCCCTGGAGCTGACCGCAGTCCAGGCGAAAGCGAAACCATAGAAGTATCGATAGAGAGAGGGGGAGTGTGGAAATGACTACGATGTCCAGATCCAGGCAGAGGAGGTGTAGTAGGTTCGGGAGCTGTGATGTGGAACGTAGGGTCGTCTGAGCTTTCACGCAAGCTGTCTTCTCTTCGAGAAGACGACGAGCTTAATTGTTTCTTTACACCTTGATAGTTCAAAGAAGTGGTccgaggtggtggtggtagcggTGTATAAGCCAAAGAGCTTGAATGCCTTGGAGGCGGGGATGTAGCAGCAGAACGAGCGGAAACACTTGACCTGTATGTAGCCACTCGTTCAAGCGGTTCGCCAGTAAATCGAGAGGGTTCCGATTGAACCGGAGACACTGACTGAGAATCATGATTAAGCATATCCTGGAATGTAGACGTTGTAGGTGATTGTGAGGCATGAGAATATTCAGACATAGAAGGCTTGCTTCGCATGGCCGACAGCGCCAGAGATCTTCGAGGTAATGCTTCGTTGTCGGAAAGGTGCACTTCGGAGGCGTCGTCATCTACGCTTGTGCGGATGGACCGTGACGATGATGCTTGGGAAAATCTAGGATCGTAAGGAGGCATAGGTGGAGGTGAACTGAGGTCAAGTCTCGATAATGATGTATTGTATCCGTCTGTCATTAACGGCGACGAAGCTGCCCGTCGTAGAATATGGCGGGAATCATCAAGACTACGTACTGACAAAGGAGAGACTCGTCCATTGGTTGCATTAGATTGGGACAATGAAAACGCAGAGTTAGGGAATCTTCTAGGTGGAGGCGGCCCAAGTGGTGTTAGCGGTCCAGACGGCGTGTCCACGCGCTGGTAGCTCGTGGGTCTTGATAGTTCTTGAGAACCGTCAGGAGTGGAAACAGTCAAACCAGCCTTCGAAATACTTTTCGCAGTCGACGCATTAGACTTCTCACGAAAATGCTTGATCTTGGAAGGACTCtctggaagaggatgatTTGTGATCTTTTGCTGCAGCAGATTCTGGGTAGCTTTAGGTGTATCTTGATGTGGGGAATCAGTGGGAATTGACATCGGAGAACTCAAGGGAGTCGATGGAGCAATGATCTGAGAAAGAGTCGAAACATCCGGGGTATTGTCTAGAGAATGATGTACAGCTTGATGCAACAATGCTTTTCTCCAGGTGTCCTCAACAGGATCATATGCGGGTGTATGTTTACCAGGAGGTAGACGCTCAGCAAGAATATCTGCACCTACTGATTCTGAAACTCCCAAGCCATGCATTGCCGAAGCCTGAACTGCAAAAGGATAAGACGGAGATGGAGGGGGTATATCTACAGCGTCTGTTGGGTCGATGATATCGTCTACAGAAGTTGAATCGCCCTTCTGAGAGGTTTGTTCAAGTCGAGCACCCCGCATCTTAATGTCTTGTTCAGACTGCTTGGCAGCGACGGCAATGTCCGTCATTTTCTCTCGTACAACCACCACTCTTCCCCTAGGTGCTGGATTCGGACTATGCATAGGGACATTAGGCGCCTGTTGTGGAGGTCGCGATTGATTGCCCCGGAGGGCATAGGAAGCTGTGATAGAGTCGGCCGTGGTTCGAAGCATCGGAGCCATGGGATCAAACGCTGATCCTTGTCCAGTTGGGGTTGTTGGCTTCGACTTCGATTTGCCGACCCGAAAGAGGTCCAGAAAATTAGGCGCGGGGGAACGTGGCGACTTCTTCGAGGGGTTCAGGGAGGAAGATACGAGGTCTGCAGGAGAAGGCTTCGAATGTGCTGGGGGGAGAAAATAATTATTCTTGACAAGTAAACGGAGACGATATGCCACATCGTCGCCGTCGAAATCCTGCACTTCGTTGACTTCGACGCTGAATGGCACAGCGTCAGCTTGGCTTGCCATCGATTGTGGTGATGTCGGAGATTCGGGCGCAGAGGCAGTGGACGTGGAAGGAGGGTAAAGAGAGGACGACACCCCCGACTGTTGCGTCGATACCGAGTCGCGTACATTGATCACCGGTGTCAAGGCAGGATCTCGTTGAAAAGCTGATGGAGGGGGTCGATACCCGGTGTCTAGATGCGGTAGAGTAGACGCCTGTTTACTTGCCTTTGACTTTTGTATAGAGCACGGTTTAGCTCAAGTTGGACGCGTGCAAAGTTTAAACACGTACCGGCTTCCCAGAAATAGAGGTGATTGGAACAGGAGCCGCATCAACGAATGTTGGGTCTGCATCGGTAGCACCCTGTGAGGACGCCGTATCACTGCTACGTATCTCATTTGCGTCAAGTCTATGAGGAGACCTTGGAGGCCGACTAGGAGGCTCGTTCAGGGGCGTTGGGGACGAGGATACTTTGTAGTCCTCTGATGGAGCCTCGTGAAATGGCGAAGCAAGATAAGGTAGGTCTGAGGGCGAGGTTGGGAGTTCGGGGACATCCTCAGCACGGAAGGACCCTCCGGTGACAGTGCGCGAACGTGCCCTGCTTGTTGTTCTTGGCCGGCGGGAGAGACTGACGCCACTAGCTATGCTGGAATTGCTTGCCATCGAGCGCAAGGAGCCCGGCCTGTGGGTGGGGACAGCTTCCATTGATGACCACGGGGAATGCAAGAACCGTGGCGAAGTGGAGAGAACCAAGCTTCCAGGGACGAGTGTTCCTGCAAATTCAACAAATTCACTGTCAGGGTCGCGATATTTGCATTAGGTAAGCCAACTTGGCTTCTTTCCTCCCACACGACCACGTACACCAGACAGAATCAAAAGATCCATAATGTCCTCTTTCCTCGCTCCTTGTAGGTCCAAGACGCGCTCTATTGTTATCTCCATCATTTCACTCAGTCACGTTTCTAAAGATCTCCCATCCTCCGCAGGATGGCTCGCATACTGGCAGCTGTTCGTTGCTGGTGCGGCCGTGTTCAATAGCATCCAGAATCTTCTGACGCTCAAGCTGACCCGTAAACTCTACAACAATGTTCCCGCCACCTCTGGTGCGTCTGTGATCCCGTTGCGAGCAGGCTAGCAGAATAAACGACGTGACACGTCAGTGACCGCCCTCCAAGCGCGTACCTTTGCTGTGTGGACTCTGACGTCCGCAGTCATTCGTGGTTATGCTGCATACAATATCAACAACAAAATGTACGCGACTTGTATGCTTTGAACTGCGTTGGTCATCTGACACGTCAAATTAGTATTTATGATATAGCACTCTTGTCCTATCTCATTGCCTTTGGCCACTTTTTCTCCGAACTCCTCATTTTCCGAACGGCAAAGCTCTTTCCAGGTGTAATAAGCCCTGTCATTGTCTCAAGTAAGACTGCAACACCCAGTTTCACTCCCTGTCGTCTGACCTCCTTTATCAGCTACAAGTCTTGTCTGGATGTTCACCCAGTATGACTTCTATGTTCGAGGGTGAATCCAGATACCCCTAGAGTGTATATTTGACACCCTGTATTACTCAGTACAACGGATTGTCATCGCGGGTAGTCATTGGGTAGGTCCTATTTAAAGGTCCTTCGTAAATGCCAATCATACGGGGACAATTTAAGTGTCGATTCTTCGCACCTAATTCTGTACATTTGCAACTTCGCGGTTGATACTAATAGACCTTCGACTGCGGCATTCCCTGAACCCACGTCTTTGACATTGCGTAACATAGCTGGTTCAGTGGCATCAAGAACGGAGAACCCCGAATAAAACACGAATGAATGTGCAAGCCGCCAAACCCACGGGGTAAGAATATGAAAGGATAGAATATGAAATTACGAAAGTTGTGTCTTGTTCACGGATCTCACAATTTGTGGTTGTAAAGGTTCAGATGATCCTTCAACGGATGGCACACATTCTCATTTACTTATCCCATGATCGGGCCCTTAAAATGCCAATTAATGTGTTTGAATATGGCCTGATTCCATGAGATCCATAACAGACACGAACCAGCCTAGCGAGTTCTCCGAACAAGTCCAACGTGCTTAACAATGGCATTGGTGGACGCTCGTCGCTAGTAGATCATCTCGTTATATATCATCGCCTTTGGGAGGTCATAATTAATCCGCGCCCGACGGCAGAGTTCGCAAAAGGAGGCATTCCTCAGCAGCAATAATTATAGGAGAAGGTCCGGAATTTTTCATTCATGGCATCAAGGTAAATTGCGAAGGGTAGAAAACCATCAGATGATGCTAAGGTGGAAAGATACCAAATTGAGGAAGGATAGAGAATGTGCTGGAAGATGTGAAACAAATCAATAGAAAAGTATCATAGGCAGCGTGTAATTCAATCGAAAGCTTTTCGCTTGAAGGAAGAAAATGTCCATATTGTGCGTTTATGTGTTCATCTGCTGTCATGAGGGTCATAGACTCTCGGGAACTCCAATACAAAGTTGGCGTAAAGTGACCCCGTAATTAGATCATGATCCTCCGCAGAATGTGGTGGAGTAGAACACCACATGTGCATCGAGGGAGAAAGGCAATTCCCAGACCAATGTCCCCAGATTCACAAGTAATACCTAGAACAAGGGTAAACCTGAAGTAAAGAAAGATGACACTCGATTGGCGCGGAGAGCCGTCGGTAGAAATCGTTCCAGAAGATTTTTAACCGCATACCATGCTCTGGTTCTGCAACGAGGACATCCATGCCCATATAGCTTGGATTGTACGGCCGGAGTCTAACTAGCAACATGGGCCGTGAGGCAGCGAGAAAATAGACTGAACGGTGTACGCCAAATCGCAGTTTGTACGACGGATTTATTCGCAAAAGGCAAGCGATGTGAAAGCCTGGTCAGTGCGTTCCTTGTGGCAGAAATGAAAAGAGTTAGGGCCATTGCAGACCAACAAAAGCCAAAATGCAGGGTGCTGGACGTAATTAAAGCATAGCGCCTCCGACACGAGCACCGAACGTCGCTATTTTCCTCAAAATTTCACCATATGTTGACATAGACGAGGCCCGACCGTGCCAACATGATCCTGATGAATCGGCAGGACATATAGAGAACGGGTCTCATGACCGGGCTGGGGTTACCGGCAGGTTCCGAGGGTGAAAAATTGGAGGCCCGCAAGGGACGCTACAAAGCTAGAGAAAAGTGGGGGGAGTtgggagagaaaaagaggagtTTCAGAGGATCTGGAGGGAGAGAGGGCAAGTTATAGTGGTGGTAAGAGGCGAAAAGATAAGGAGGATCTGAGATCTGCACGGCTCGGCTATGTGCACGATAACGGAATAAATATATTTTGATCCGGGATATGTTTATTCTAGAACGTTATTACCCCACATTGTGTGAGATTGTGTGACACACTCGACGAACGGGCGTCACTTCTCTTGGTATTTGTTATAAGACACCGCATCGATTTCAAATGCATTCCCGGCTCTTCCAACAACTCTCATCCAACTGcttttttctctccatctcACTCAATCTAGTTTTTGAATGTCTACTGCTCTCACATCTACTACTCAAGATACACAGTACCCCCAGGAGATCCTCTACGCCATATGTGCTCAGCTGTACGCTTCCTGTTTGCTCCCAGATGAGCCTTCCCTCGACCCTCTCATTCACGTAGAAGGTGACCTTGGGGTTCCTACCGCCCATCCATCGTCCGTACCTCCAGGTTACTGGCCTGAACCAGTGGTTCGTCGCACACTCGCCAACCTCTGTCTCGTCAATCATGCCTGGTACCAAGCTGCAAAACCATGGCTCTGGCACAAGTgtgtctttttcttcatatATTCAAGGCCTTTGTTGaccttttttcatttcagGCTTGAAGTCCGCTTGCCTCGCACTTGGCTATCTCTCGTCGAGGAGATCGCATGGAATTATGATGAGGAAACCGTCGATAGCGTAATGGGGAAAACCATTCAAGCGGCAACACAAGCTGCCATTGACTCCGCGCATGTTATTTCCAACCATGAGCAAGCGTTCCGCTTCGATGAAAATTTATTCAACAATTTGGATGCACCCGATGTTTCTATCAGTTTGGACCTACTTTCACCTGTCCCATCGCGAGACCCAAGTCCTCGTCGACTCAGGCCCAAGAGCAAGAGTCCTGCTCGGTGGAAGATCCTGAGGTCGATTAGCAACGCCATCCAGGATGTCATGAATACCAGAGCCCCTGGTGTCTACGGTatgttttgcattttttttttcttcatcgaATATTGACCATATCGGCTCTGTAGTCCCGACTCCCGAAGATCCTCGTCCTGGCCGCTTTGTCCGGCACCTTGATTTCAATCATTTCCGCACCATTGGTATGCGTCGCTCTGTAGAAGAAGGTGTAAACAGTCGCTTTGTAACTGGCGACCGAGTTCAAGCCGTGCTAAAGGTTTGTTTCGTCATATCacgtttggtttttttttctgacctATTTTTGTACAGGAAATGCCAAATTTAACCGCATTTGGTGCGACGGAATATATGGACGGGGCATTGACTTTACCTGTCCTCAATGAATTGTTCCTGCGCGGCGCTCCTTCCGGCGGCAGAGGTCGCCCTACCCGCGGTCGTGCTCTTGTGGAGTTGCACgatattgaagaagaagaccgCGAACGTCGCAGAGAGTGCAAAGATATCGAGGCTGTCGATTTAACAGGTTGCGTCAGCGCTGTGTTCGTCAACGCATTCACCGACTTTGTAAACATGCAccttcttccaccaccatccgATTCCGATTCCGAAGGAGACGAGGGTGAGAACGGTGCCCGTAGGATTCGTCAACGTAATCTGTATGAACCTCTTGTTTTCCCCGGTCTTCGACGGCTAGGGTTGCGTGGCGTCAAGTCCATTTTGCCTCAATTCCTGGGACCATTTGTGCTAGCATTCCCTCATTTGACGCACCTCGACTTATCCGGCACACGGGTCACTCCCGAAATTCTCGATTCATTGGGACAATCTTCGACACTGCGTCTCAAGTCTCTTGCCCTCGCTCGTTGTATCAAGCTTACCAGCGAGTGTATTACAAGTTTTTTGGTTGATTCCGCTGTCACTTCGGAATTAACAGAGCTCAACTTATATGGAGATATGTCGTACGGCTCTCCAATCGTCGCAGACGATTTGTTGAAGATCGTTACCTTTGCGCCATCCTTTGTCAACGGTAACTTGGTCTATCTTGACCTTTCAAGTACGCCGATGACTAAGGAAATTctgctcaagttcaagccgcAGCTAAAACTACGGTCTTTGGGTCTTTCGCATATACTTCATCTGGAACTCAAGGCAGTGGCGGAGTTCCTGAAAACCAAAGCGCCGAATGTCGAAATCTTGACGGTGGTTAACACCTCGCCCGAGTTGGACTGCGGACTTCGGCTACCTACTGCAGATGCCAGAAGTGCTACACGGCAGTCTTCCATTGCCTTGCATACGCAACTAATCCGGCCGCTTTGCACTCCGCCGTCATCTTTCAGCATTATGCAATCAAGTTCATCTGCGCTGCCACCTCCGACACGGTTGCGTGTTGTCGAGTTGTCGACAGCTATGTTGGGAGCTCTTGGCGCTGGAGCCGGTTCTTGGAGGATTATCAGAAGCAAAGGGGGTCGTGGATGGTACGTCGATACTGCCAGCGCCTGGGTTGCTGAGAAAGGGTCAGGGGCAGGAAGTGTTCTTTGCAGAGACCTTCCGCCCTCTCATCTTTTCAGGATTGAAATGGAGAAACTTTCGGACGCGAATGGCAACGTTAGCAGTGGAGTTGGATGGCATGCAAGAAAGATGGAGGTTTGTCAATGTCCTCTTTGTTCCGACTGTATTTGATCGCTGACCATGGATGGCTTGATGTTTAGATCCTCCACGGTCACGGTATGCTTGGGCGCGAAGATGGTTTATACGGCGCAGTGTCGTTTGCGTACCAGGGCTAGAAGCGCTGGTGATTCGCCCAGCTTCCTTTCAACTTCCCTTATCCAGTCAATTCAAGGGAAGTAGGGACATGGTCCCGTTTGAAAAAACTGGCATATTCGCTGTGCAAACCGTAACAGATATAATCTGATGACGTTCTATCTGATTGACCTATCGGGTGTGCAGAACTGTGCCTCGAGCAAGGCTATGCTCACACGATGTTTACCTTTGCTAGATGACTTGTGAAAGGATGTCATGACTAGcgctctttttttcacaCTTTTTACCTGGGTTATTGGTAACAAAACATGTATTATTATTTGGTATAATTGAATAATGGGATTTTGGTGGACTAAGCATGCGTTATGGATCGCATCTACATATGCTGATGTGAGGGATTTTGTAAGATGAGAGTAATTTAACTTGGTTTCATAGGCTGTTATCTAGGTTTCCATGCGGTGGGTAATTGGCATCCGCGTTTCGATGAACAGATATAAGCTCAACTAGAACAACTCTGCATGTAGAACTGTACTTGGATTTTAGTTGTAAATGTGACAGTAAGTCATTGTCCTGAAGTTCTAAATATAGACTGTTTACTTTTTAATATATTCTCTTTCCCACCTCATGCCTACTTCATGCCATCATCATGCCCCCTTCGCCGGTGGCCCCAGTAGTGTCATAGGAATGCTCTCCACACATGGGATCATAGTCCTGGTCCCTTGCGCCATACTGTAAGGGTCTGGTCGTAGAGAGCTATTGTTATGACAGTGTGGGCCAATACTTATGAACATCGCTGAGTGTGGTTATGAATTTGCTAGAACGCAGCAGGTAAACTAGTCAGTTTATTTTTAGCATCCAGTAGTTTGGGCCGTCACGATGCACATATAAAAGGGGTTGCATGGCTATGCGCTGTGGTTCCTTTCCCAAGTACTTCTTGCTCCCGGCCAGCAGTGCACTTTCCTCTCTGCCCGTCTCTTCCAGCGGCTATCCGACCATGGCAGGTACAGGTCTTCCTTTAATTCCGTGGCCGCTTCGTTACGTGGCGCACAGCTTTTCTCAATTACTTATATGATGGGCTTTGGTAGAAAATCTCAATTTATCAAGTCCAACTTCCAACGGGCCCAATTCGCCCGCACAGGGTGTCGCCTCAACATCAGGTGTCAACTCAGGCCCGCATAGGAGTAATAGCAACGTCTCGAGGTCGAGATTCCAACTTATGCGCCAGAAAACACGAATGATTATGGAGCCCCCACATAAATTAGGAGAAACACCCACAGTAATGCAGAGTCTGAAAGCAATTTTATGTGCCTCTTGTAAGTATAATGACTTTTATGATTCAGAATCATACTCATTATTTACAGGGCTTAATGTTCTTCTCATATTTATCCCCGTATCGGTTTGTCGAACGAATTGTTAATGCAATATGACTTGTATACTTACCCTATGGGTTTGATGATGACAGTGGGCGTTGCATTTCGCACTACCGCATTCTTTTGCCAACAGAGATACCATAATTTTCGTTTGTGA
Coding sequences within it:
- a CDS encoding Ergosterol biosynthetic protein 28 — its product is MSSFLAPYLPSSAGWLAYWQLFVAGAAVFNSIQNLLTLKLTRKLYNNVPATSVTALQARTFAVWTLTSAVIRGYAAYNINNKIIYDIALLSYLIAFGHFFSELLIFRTAKLFPGVISPVIVSTTSLVWMFTQYDFYVRG